The Chloroflexia bacterium SDU3-3 genome has a segment encoding these proteins:
- a CDS encoding glycosyltransferase family 2 protein has translation MNADRPSISAIFPAYNDGGTIGSMVLSMLHTLAEITDDYEVIVVENGSTDYTVDVLEELAKGHPHFRYFSFREPLGYGGAVRLGFKEAKKDLVFYTDGDAQYDPREIKDLLPALRDGIDIVNGWKIDRGDPAHRKVIGRIYHHTVKLLFGFRLRDVDCDFRLMRREVFDVIELESVTGTLPLELVKKLQDAQFKFAEVPVHHFHRSYGQSQFFNFPRLWRTGVHLIQLWVKLVVFRTHMRGIRARKQALAARLAATR, from the coding sequence ATGAACGCTGATCGCCCGAGCATATCTGCGATATTTCCCGCCTACAACGATGGCGGCACCATCGGCAGCATGGTGCTCTCTATGCTGCACACCCTAGCCGAGATCACCGACGACTACGAGGTGATCGTCGTCGAGAACGGCAGCACCGACTACACAGTGGATGTGCTGGAGGAGCTGGCCAAGGGCCACCCGCACTTCCGCTACTTCTCCTTCCGCGAGCCGCTGGGTTACGGCGGCGCGGTGCGGCTTGGCTTCAAAGAGGCCAAGAAAGATCTGGTGTTCTACACCGACGGCGACGCTCAGTATGACCCGCGCGAGATCAAAGATCTGCTGCCCGCCCTGCGCGATGGCATCGACATCGTCAACGGCTGGAAGATCGACCGTGGCGACCCGGCCCACCGCAAGGTGATCGGGCGCATCTACCACCACACCGTCAAGCTGCTGTTCGGCTTCAGGCTGCGCGACGTCGACTGCGACTTCCGCCTGATGCGCCGCGAGGTCTTCGATGTGATCGAGCTAGAGTCGGTGACCGGCACGCTGCCGCTGGAGCTGGTGAAGAAGCTCCAGGACGCCCAGTTTAAGTTTGCCGAGGTGCCCGTCCACCACTTCCACCGCAGCTATGGCCAGAGCCAGTTCTTCAACTTCCCCCGCCTGTGGCGCACCGGCGTGCACCTCATCCAGCTGTGGGTCAAGCTGGTGGTGTTCCGCACCCACATGCGCGGCATCCGCGCCCGCAAGCAGGCGCTGGCCGCGCGGCTCGCCGCCACCCGCTAG
- the hisC gene encoding histidinol-phosphate transaminase — MPDISHLLRPDIAALEPYTPIVPLEVLAERLGRPIDQIIKLDANENPYGASPRALAALASYPHYAIYPDPEHTALRAALSAYTGQPAARLICGAGSDELIDLLMRAFLMPGDAIINCGPTFGMYPFDAQLFAARVIAVPRTEGFAVDIEAVADAAQAHGAKMVFLANPNNPTGTLTPRAEIERLLELPMLVVVDEAYAEFAGQSLIDMVGSRPNLVVLRTFSKWAGLAGLRVGYAAVPEELIAHLWKIKQPYNVNCAAEQAALASLADMPYLQGLIDQIVAERGRLMAALAELPLLRPFPSSANFVLCRVAAEPGAGPQRAMAIKRHLEERGILIRYYTTPALADCIRISVGRPEQNDALLAALRELA; from the coding sequence ATGCCCGACATCTCGCACCTGCTGCGCCCCGACATCGCCGCGCTGGAGCCGTACACCCCCATCGTCCCGCTGGAGGTGCTGGCCGAGCGGCTGGGCCGCCCGATCGACCAGATCATCAAGCTCGACGCCAACGAGAACCCCTACGGCGCATCGCCGCGCGCCCTGGCGGCGCTGGCCAGCTACCCGCACTACGCCATCTACCCCGACCCCGAGCACACCGCGCTGCGGGCCGCGCTCAGCGCCTACACCGGCCAGCCCGCCGCGCGCCTGATCTGCGGCGCGGGGTCGGATGAGCTGATCGACCTGCTGATGCGGGCCTTCCTGATGCCGGGCGACGCCATCATCAACTGCGGGCCGACCTTCGGCATGTACCCCTTCGACGCCCAGCTGTTCGCGGCCAGGGTCATCGCGGTGCCGCGCACCGAGGGATTCGCGGTGGACATCGAGGCGGTGGCCGACGCGGCCCAGGCCCACGGCGCAAAGATGGTATTTTTGGCCAACCCCAACAACCCCACCGGCACGCTCACGCCCCGCGCCGAGATCGAGCGCCTGCTGGAGCTGCCCATGCTGGTGGTGGTGGACGAGGCCTACGCCGAGTTCGCAGGGCAGAGCCTGATCGACATGGTGGGCAGCCGACCCAACCTAGTGGTGCTGCGCACGTTCTCGAAGTGGGCGGGGCTGGCCGGGCTGCGGGTGGGCTACGCCGCCGTGCCCGAGGAGCTGATCGCACACCTGTGGAAGATCAAGCAGCCCTACAACGTAAACTGCGCCGCCGAGCAGGCCGCGCTGGCCAGCCTGGCCGACATGCCGTACCTGCAGGGCCTGATCGACCAGATCGTGGCCGAGCGCGGGCGGCTGATGGCGGCCCTGGCCGAGCTACCGCTGCTGCGGCCCTTCCCCAGCAGCGCAAACTTCGTGCTGTGCCGCGTGGCCGCCGAGCCGGGCGCGGGGCCGCAGCGGGCGATGGCGATCAAGCGCCACCTAGAGGAGCGCGGCATCCTCATCCGCTACTACACCACCCCGGCCCTGGCCGACTGCATCCGCATCAGCGTGGGCCGGCCCGAGCAGAACGACGCGCTGCTGGCCGCGCTGCGCGAGCTGGCCTAG
- a CDS encoding tetratricopeptide repeat protein, whose product MRRTFSFGRYWGVDLQIHWLLPLFLVYIVWINRPSDMRGVGYALLGGVLLLLSVLLHEVGHAVVARVCGFRTRSIVLWPLGGFANIEMGGAARWQRAVILLAGPAANAALGLICGGAWLAARTALRAPVELTAMLSYATMANGVLCVFNMLPAYPLDGGQIAWLLLDRLLGQPWAARVMIGISAALAALIVGASVALGDPLMGVVALFIVAGSISLNPQASAWMTRQIGLRADPGYRFIERKEYQRAVDHYSRTIPRKASNANYHNNRGYAYLCLGDPAQAIPDFSRAIALSPGAALIYMNRGNAYLALHQPELALADFHRAAELEPSNVFAFAQAAHGYIAQGDFDRALEQADRAMAVAPGHVAGPLARALVYMHRSPVGHADHQLAIAENTRMIALAPAEDTGYNNRGYVRFLNGDLAGAEADYQLAFARLPDSMHLLSGKAELLAARGDAEGALAEYQRLAALDPKHMFNHRELAALSFQRGDQRRAAEHAALALAADARGVLAPSPCVMSYYVRGRLDFQLFVCRCAQDQQVDPALVHLGRAEAHRANGQPEQSVEHYRAALVARPSWEAALFGRGMAYAAMGRASEARFDLVAVAERGGNRFLQRLAREQLAAQSSILQPS is encoded by the coding sequence ATGCGGCGAACGTTTTCGTTTGGGCGCTACTGGGGCGTCGACCTGCAGATCCACTGGCTGCTGCCGCTGTTTCTGGTCTACATCGTCTGGATCAACCGGCCCAGCGACATGCGCGGCGTGGGCTACGCGCTGCTGGGCGGCGTGCTGCTGCTGCTCTCGGTGCTGCTGCACGAGGTGGGGCACGCGGTGGTGGCCAGGGTCTGCGGCTTCCGCACGCGCTCGATCGTGCTGTGGCCGCTGGGCGGCTTCGCCAATATCGAGATGGGCGGCGCAGCGCGCTGGCAGCGGGCGGTGATCCTGCTGGCCGGGCCTGCGGCCAACGCGGCGCTGGGCCTGATCTGCGGCGGGGCCTGGCTGGCGGCGCGCACGGCGCTGCGCGCGCCTGTGGAGCTGACCGCCATGCTGAGCTACGCGACCATGGCCAACGGCGTGCTGTGCGTGTTCAACATGCTGCCCGCCTACCCGCTGGATGGCGGCCAGATCGCATGGCTGCTGCTCGACCGGCTGCTGGGCCAGCCCTGGGCGGCGCGGGTGATGATCGGCATCAGCGCGGCGCTGGCGGCGCTGATCGTGGGCGCGAGCGTGGCCCTGGGCGACCCGCTGATGGGCGTGGTGGCGCTGTTCATCGTGGCCGGGTCGATCAGCCTGAACCCGCAGGCCAGCGCGTGGATGACGCGGCAGATCGGCCTGCGGGCCGACCCGGGCTACCGCTTCATCGAGCGCAAGGAGTACCAGCGGGCGGTCGACCACTACAGCCGCACCATCCCGCGCAAGGCTTCAAATGCGAACTACCACAACAACCGCGGCTACGCCTACCTATGCCTGGGAGACCCCGCGCAGGCCATCCCCGACTTCAGCCGCGCGATCGCGCTGAGCCCTGGGGCGGCGCTCATCTACATGAACCGGGGCAACGCCTACCTGGCGCTCCACCAGCCCGAGCTAGCCCTGGCCGACTTTCACCGCGCGGCGGAGCTGGAGCCGAGCAACGTGTTTGCCTTCGCGCAGGCCGCCCACGGCTACATCGCCCAGGGCGACTTCGACCGCGCGCTAGAGCAGGCCGACCGCGCCATGGCCGTCGCGCCGGGGCACGTGGCTGGCCCGCTGGCGCGCGCCCTAGTGTACATGCACCGCAGCCCGGTAGGCCACGCCGACCACCAGCTGGCCATCGCCGAGAACACGCGCATGATCGCGCTCGCCCCCGCCGAGGACACGGGCTACAACAACCGCGGCTACGTGCGCTTCCTGAACGGCGATCTGGCCGGGGCCGAGGCCGACTACCAGCTGGCGTTCGCGCGCCTGCCCGACAGCATGCACCTGCTGAGCGGCAAGGCCGAGCTGCTGGCGGCGCGCGGCGACGCCGAGGGCGCGCTGGCCGAGTACCAGCGCCTGGCCGCGCTCGACCCCAAGCATATGTTCAACCACCGCGAGCTAGCCGCGCTCTCCTTCCAGCGCGGCGACCAGCGCCGCGCCGCCGAGCACGCCGCGCTGGCGCTCGCTGCCGACGCGCGCGGCGTGCTGGCCCCCAGCCCGTGCGTTATGTCGTACTATGTGCGCGGGCGGCTCGACTTCCAGCTGTTCGTGTGCCGCTGCGCCCAGGATCAGCAGGTCGACCCGGCGCTGGTGCACCTGGGCCGCGCCGAGGCCCACCGCGCCAACGGCCAGCCCGAGCAGTCGGTGGAGCACTACCGCGCCGCGCTGGTGGCCCGCCCATCCTGGGAGGCCGCGCTGTTCGGGCGGGGCATGGCCTACGCCGCCATGGGCCGGGCCAGCGAGGCCCGCTTCGACCTGGTGGCCGTGGCCGAGCGCGGCGGCAACCGCTTCCTGCAGCGGCTGGCCCGCGAGCAGCTGGCCGCCCAATCTTCTATCCTGCAACCCTCGTGA
- the hisN gene encoding histidinol-phosphatase, whose amino-acid sequence MAQETLEALREFAAELAWNAGRVTLRYFQTALDTELKADESPVTIADRQSERLMREMIEARYPRHSILGEEEGETRPGATFRWILDPIDGTKTFVRGVPMYAVLVGLEREGEVVVGAVNIPPMAELLVAAKGLGCSWNGRAAHVSATASLGEALLLSTDSESMEKYGRGAAYRRLVAATKMQRTWGDAYGYALVATGRAELMLDAAMSIWDCAALYPVLTEAGGTFTDWQGNPTITANEAIATNGALLPEVLRLV is encoded by the coding sequence ATGGCCCAAGAGACGCTAGAGGCCCTGCGCGAGTTCGCCGCCGAGCTGGCGTGGAACGCCGGGCGGGTGACGCTGCGCTACTTCCAGACCGCGCTGGACACCGAGCTGAAGGCCGATGAGTCGCCCGTGACGATCGCCGACCGCCAGTCGGAGCGCCTGATGCGCGAGATGATCGAGGCCCGCTACCCGCGCCACTCCATCCTGGGCGAGGAGGAGGGCGAGACCAGGCCGGGGGCCACGTTCCGCTGGATCCTCGACCCGATCGATGGCACCAAGACCTTTGTGCGCGGCGTGCCCATGTACGCGGTGCTGGTGGGCCTAGAGCGCGAGGGCGAGGTGGTGGTGGGCGCAGTGAACATCCCGCCCATGGCCGAGCTGCTGGTGGCCGCCAAGGGCCTGGGCTGCTCGTGGAACGGACGAGCAGCCCATGTCTCCGCCACGGCCAGCCTGGGCGAGGCGCTGCTACTCTCCACCGATAGCGAGAGCATGGAGAAGTACGGCCGGGGCGCGGCCTACCGCCGCCTGGTGGCCGCCACCAAGATGCAGCGCACCTGGGGCGACGCCTACGGCTACGCGCTGGTGGCCACGGGCCGCGCCGAGCTGATGCTGGACGCCGCCATGAGCATCTGGGACTGCGCCGCGCTCTACCCGGTGCTCACCGAGGCGGGCGGCACCTTCACCGACTGGCAGGGCAACCCGACCATCACGGCCAACGAGGCCATCGCCACCAACGGCGCGCTGCTGCCCGAGGTGCTGCGCCTGGTGTAG
- the cytX gene encoding putative hydroxymethylpyrimidine transporter CytX: MPSTDEALPHTPVPQERRTLGFLDHAALWLSLGVGLLVLQSGALLVPLGLPAALAAIALGSAAGVALLGLAGVVGARTGLPAMATLRPALGERGIIIPALANIVQLVGWGAFELIVMRDSADAIGQRLGLPSAPLLWTLAWGGLATLMAWGGPLALVRRVLRRWGIWLVLGSALWLSFQLLASFDLSDLLAAPSDGSMAFPAALDLVIAMPLSWLPLIADYARFGRSPRGVFWGSALGYLLANVWFYALGAGYALALGGQALLPALLGASGGAVALALILFDESDNAFADLYSAAVSASTLLPQLPAPRLALAFGALSTALALLVPAASYESFLLLIGSVFAPLFAVVLCEHFLVRDAAPARAWGWRGIAAWLAGVLAYQLAGYAAPALGATLPSMLLAGLLYTALRWRWSVFSRPSAAAGEA; encoded by the coding sequence ATGCCATCAACCGACGAGGCGCTGCCTCACACCCCCGTGCCGCAGGAGCGGCGCACCCTTGGCTTTCTCGACCACGCCGCGCTCTGGCTGAGCCTGGGCGTAGGCCTGCTGGTGCTGCAGTCCGGCGCGCTGCTGGTGCCGCTGGGGCTGCCCGCCGCGCTGGCCGCCATCGCACTTGGCTCGGCTGCGGGCGTGGCGCTGCTGGGGCTAGCTGGCGTGGTGGGCGCGCGCACCGGCCTGCCCGCCATGGCTACGCTGCGCCCGGCCCTGGGCGAGCGCGGCATCATCATCCCCGCCCTGGCCAACATCGTGCAGCTGGTAGGCTGGGGCGCGTTCGAGCTGATCGTGATGCGCGACAGCGCCGACGCCATCGGCCAGCGGCTGGGGCTGCCCTCGGCCCCGCTGCTGTGGACACTGGCCTGGGGCGGGCTGGCCACCCTGATGGCCTGGGGCGGGCCGCTGGCGCTGGTGCGCCGCGTGCTGCGCCGCTGGGGCATCTGGCTGGTGCTCGGCTCGGCGCTCTGGCTCAGCTTCCAGCTCCTGGCCAGCTTCGACCTAAGCGACCTGCTCGCCGCCCCCAGCGATGGCAGCATGGCCTTCCCCGCCGCCCTCGATCTGGTGATCGCCATGCCGCTCTCGTGGCTGCCGCTGATCGCCGACTACGCCCGCTTCGGGCGCAGCCCGCGCGGGGTGTTCTGGGGCAGCGCGCTGGGCTACCTGCTGGCCAATGTGTGGTTCTACGCGCTGGGCGCGGGCTACGCGCTGGCCCTGGGCGGCCAGGCGCTGCTGCCCGCGCTGCTGGGTGCCTCTGGCGGGGCTGTGGCCCTGGCCCTCATCCTCTTCGACGAGTCGGATAACGCCTTCGCCGACCTCTACTCGGCGGCGGTCTCGGCCAGCACGCTGCTGCCACAGCTGCCCGCGCCACGGCTGGCCCTGGCCTTCGGGGCGCTCTCCACCGCGCTGGCGCTGCTGGTGCCTGCCGCATCCTACGAGTCCTTCCTGCTGCTGATCGGCTCGGTGTTCGCGCCGCTGTTCGCGGTGGTGCTGTGCGAGCACTTTCTGGTGCGCGACGCCGCGCCCGCGCGGGCCTGGGGCTGGCGCGGCATCGCCGCGTGGCTCGCCGGGGTGCTGGCATATCAGCTGGCTGGCTACGCCGCACCCGCGCTGGGGGCCACGCTGCCCAGCATGCTGCTGGCCGGGCTGCTCTACACCGCGCTGCGCTGGCGATGGTCGGTGTTCTCCCGCCCCAGCGCCGCAGCAGGGGAAGCCTAG
- the thiE gene encoding thiamine phosphate synthase — protein MRHNYTLMLVTDERTFADRPIEDVVALALRGGATMVQLRHKLLPARELVALGRALHAITRAAGVPLVVNDRVDVALAIGAEGAHVGQGDMPARDARALLGPQAILGVSTATLDEAWAARADGASYLGVGDIFGTASKDDAGAPVGLARLRQIAAAVGLPVVAIGGITVANAPQVAAAGAAGAAVISAIVGVPDPEVAARLLRRAFEHELSQTIGKE, from the coding sequence ATGCGCCACAACTACACGCTGATGCTGGTGACGGATGAGCGCACCTTCGCCGACCGCCCGATCGAGGATGTGGTGGCGCTGGCGCTGCGCGGCGGCGCGACCATGGTGCAGCTGCGCCACAAGCTGCTGCCCGCCCGCGAGCTGGTGGCGCTAGGCCGCGCCCTGCACGCGATCACCCGCGCCGCCGGGGTGCCGCTGGTGGTGAACGACCGCGTGGATGTGGCGCTGGCCATCGGGGCCGAGGGCGCGCACGTGGGCCAGGGCGACATGCCCGCGCGCGACGCCCGCGCCCTGCTCGGCCCGCAGGCCATCCTAGGCGTCTCCACGGCCACGCTGGATGAGGCCTGGGCGGCGCGGGCCGACGGGGCCAGCTACCTGGGCGTGGGCGACATCTTCGGCACGGCCAGCAAGGATGACGCGGGCGCGCCAGTGGGGCTGGCCCGCCTGCGCCAGATCGCGGCGGCGGTGGGCCTGCCGGTGGTGGCCATCGGCGGCATCACCGTGGCCAATGCGCCCCAGGTAGCGGCGGCGGGCGCGGCGGGCGCGGCGGTGATCTCGGCCATCGTGGGCGTGCCCGACCCCGAGGTCGCGGCGCGGCTGCTGCGCCGCGCGTTTGAGCATGAGCTTTCGCAGACGATAGGAAAGGAGTAG
- the thiM gene encoding hydroxyethylthiazole kinase, protein MPTYAEQAAAALERLRSAHPLIHQITNFVVMNDSANMTLHFGGLPVMAHGIDEVEEMVAHAGALVLNLGTLTPDWVDAMERAGRRANELGVPVVLDPVGAGATSLRTSMARRLLDELHVTVLRGNAGEIAALVGAGGEVRGVESVGALADPQAVATRAAQAFRTTVAMTGRRDLICDGRRALAVENGHSWLPTLTGTGCMASAVAGCFAAVEPDALVAAAAALASYGLAAELAAEGARGPASFKLAFFDQAYHLTPAQVLEGARITQLA, encoded by the coding sequence ATGCCAACCTACGCAGAGCAGGCGGCGGCGGCGCTGGAGCGCCTGCGCTCAGCCCACCCGCTGATCCACCAGATCACCAACTTCGTGGTGATGAACGACTCGGCCAATATGACGCTGCACTTCGGCGGGCTGCCGGTGATGGCCCACGGCATCGACGAGGTGGAGGAGATGGTGGCCCACGCCGGGGCGCTGGTGCTGAACCTGGGCACGCTGACCCCCGACTGGGTGGACGCGATGGAGCGGGCGGGCCGCCGCGCCAACGAGCTGGGCGTGCCGGTGGTGCTCGACCCGGTGGGCGCGGGGGCGACCAGCCTGCGCACCAGCATGGCCAGGCGGCTGCTGGATGAGCTGCACGTGACGGTGCTGCGCGGCAACGCGGGCGAGATCGCCGCGCTGGTGGGCGCGGGCGGCGAGGTGCGCGGCGTGGAGAGCGTGGGCGCGCTAGCGGACCCGCAGGCGGTGGCAACCCGCGCCGCACAGGCGTTCCGCACCACGGTGGCGATGACGGGCAGGCGCGACCTGATCTGCGACGGCAGGCGGGCGCTGGCGGTGGAGAACGGCCACAGCTGGCTGCCCACGCTCACCGGCACGGGCTGCATGGCCTCGGCGGTGGCGGGCTGCTTCGCGGCGGTGGAGCCGGATGCGCTGGTGGCGGCTGCGGCGGCGCTGGCATCCTATGGCCTGGCAGCCGAGCTGGCCGCCGAGGGCGCGCGCGGCCCCGCCAGCTTCAAGCTGGCCTTCTTCGACCAGGCCTACCACCTGACGCCCGCCCAGGTGCTGGAGGGGGCGCGGATCACGCAGCTGGCCTAG
- the thiW gene encoding energy coupling factor transporter S component ThiW, giving the protein MNATLTMRPTVRRATISLILTIAAVALSQVSIPVGIARISPTQHCINVLAAVLVGPWWGLGVALATSAARLGLGLGTPLAFPGSVFGVLLASWLFQRSRTLLLAALGELVGTGLIGALAGAALVAPYVMGQPVALTVLIVPFALSSAVGAALALLMLHLAGVGGEEAGR; this is encoded by the coding sequence ATGAATGCGACACTGACCATGCGGCCTACCGTGCGCCGCGCCACCATCAGCCTGATCCTGACGATCGCCGCCGTGGCGCTCTCGCAGGTGAGCATCCCGGTGGGCATCGCCCGCATCTCGCCCACGCAGCACTGTATCAACGTGCTGGCAGCCGTTCTGGTGGGGCCGTGGTGGGGCCTGGGCGTGGCGCTGGCCACCTCGGCGGCGCGGCTGGGGCTGGGGCTGGGCACGCCGCTGGCCTTCCCGGGCAGCGTGTTCGGGGTGCTGCTGGCCAGCTGGCTATTCCAGCGCAGCCGCACGCTGCTGCTGGCGGCGCTGGGCGAGCTGGTGGGCACGGGGCTGATCGGCGCGCTGGCGGGCGCGGCGCTGGTGGCCCCCTATGTGATGGGGCAGCCGGTGGCGCTGACCGTGCTGATCGTGCCGTTCGCGCTCTCGTCGGCGGTGGGGGCGGCGCTGGCGCTACTGATGCTGCACCTGGCCGGGGTCGGCGGCGAGGAGGCGGGCCGATGA
- the thiD gene encoding bifunctional hydroxymethylpyrimidine kinase/phosphomethylpyrimidine kinase, producing the protein MRKVLSIAGSDSGGGAGIQADLKACAAHGVYCATALTAVTAQNTLGVTAVQLLPPPMVEAQIAAVLSDIGADAVKTGMLGDAAIIAAVAAALGHFGVRQLVVDPVMVAKGGDQLLARDAVAALRELLLPRALLLTPNLPEAEVLLGRAVRREQDMRDAARDLLAMGPQAVLLKGGHLEGEPVDVLCDGAGLVELRSRRVDTPNTHGTGCTYAAAIAALLALGAPLREAVARAHAYLAGAIAHAVPLGGGHGPVNHLYRGMAYSELG; encoded by the coding sequence ATGAGGAAGGTGCTGAGCATCGCGGGGTCGGACTCGGGCGGCGGCGCGGGCATCCAGGCCGACCTGAAGGCCTGCGCCGCCCACGGGGTCTACTGCGCCACGGCGCTGACCGCCGTGACGGCCCAAAACACGCTGGGCGTGACGGCGGTGCAGCTGCTGCCGCCGCCCATGGTAGAGGCGCAGATCGCGGCGGTGCTGTCCGACATCGGGGCCGACGCGGTGAAGACCGGCATGCTGGGCGACGCGGCGATCATCGCGGCGGTGGCGGCGGCGCTGGGGCACTTCGGGGTGCGCCAGCTGGTGGTGGACCCGGTGATGGTGGCCAAGGGCGGCGACCAGCTGCTGGCGCGGGATGCGGTGGCGGCGCTGCGCGAGCTGCTGCTGCCCCGCGCGCTACTGCTGACGCCCAACCTGCCCGAGGCCGAGGTACTGCTGGGCCGCGCGGTGCGCCGCGAGCAGGACATGCGCGACGCGGCCCGCGACCTGCTGGCGATGGGGCCGCAGGCGGTGCTGCTGAAGGGCGGGCACCTGGAGGGCGAGCCGGTGGATGTGCTGTGCGATGGCGCAGGGCTGGTGGAGCTGCGCTCGCGGCGGGTCGACACGCCGAACACGCACGGGACGGGCTGCACCTACGCGGCGGCTATCGCGGCGCTGCTGGCGCTGGGCGCGCCGCTGCGCGAGGCGGTGGCGCGGGCGCACGCCTACCTGGCGGGGGCGATAGCGCACGCCGTGCCGCTGGGCGGCGGGCACGGGCCGGTGAACCACCTGTACCGCGGGATGGCCTACAGCGAGCTGGGGTGA
- a CDS encoding HD domain-containing protein, with amino-acid sequence MRPAMFLPSPDLTSEARFECASPRVAPTVRIQLSEVLLALSHALDLTEGQPEGHALRTCAIGMRIADEIGLPGDLRAALYYTLLLKDLGSPNTTAQIARQLGVADMAASPNLRLSEWPALPGLASWGGERPTAKQTIVEQALNIVRGGMGSGPLPATPLLAEGGLLLGQPPGLARGARIAQLIGLPDAAVQAIGALDARWDGMGHPASMVGEQIPIIARIASLAQTFDILRTAYGHEHAYAVARQRCGTWFDPQLVRALERFACDLAFWRRLAQPCGDISAIVEPLPHALDATPEQIDQLAEGFAQVIDARSPWTYRHSTRVAAIAERVAVAMGVSPEDRVTLRRAALLHDIGKLGIPNSILNKPGKLDEHEFAVVRMHPIHTQRILEHVGAFHTMAAIAAAHHERLDGSGYPYHLRADEIPQLTHILSVADVAEALSVERPYRRALDPGALLGLLRREAGVRLCADAVDAFASVLAA; translated from the coding sequence ATGAGGCCCGCTATGTTTCTACCCTCGCCCGATCTCACCAGCGAGGCGCGCTTCGAGTGCGCCTCGCCGCGTGTCGCGCCCACCGTGCGCATCCAGCTCTCCGAGGTGCTGCTGGCGCTCTCCCACGCGCTCGACCTCACCGAGGGCCAGCCAGAGGGTCACGCGCTGCGCACATGCGCCATTGGGATGCGGATCGCTGACGAGATTGGGCTGCCGGGCGACCTGCGCGCCGCGCTCTACTACACCCTGCTGCTGAAAGATCTGGGCAGCCCCAACACCACCGCGCAGATCGCTCGGCAGCTTGGCGTCGCCGATATGGCGGCCAGCCCCAACCTGCGGCTGTCCGAGTGGCCCGCCTTGCCGGGCCTGGCCTCGTGGGGCGGCGAGCGCCCCACCGCCAAGCAGACCATCGTTGAGCAGGCGCTCAACATCGTGCGCGGCGGCATGGGCAGCGGCCCCCTGCCCGCGACGCCGCTGCTGGCCGAGGGCGGCCTGCTGCTGGGCCAGCCGCCGGGCCTCGCGCGCGGCGCACGCATCGCCCAGCTGATCGGCCTGCCCGACGCGGCGGTGCAGGCCATCGGCGCGCTCGACGCCCGCTGGGACGGCATGGGCCACCCCGCGAGCATGGTCGGCGAGCAGATCCCGATCATCGCGCGCATCGCCAGCCTGGCCCAGACCTTCGACATCCTGCGCACCGCCTACGGCCACGAGCACGCCTACGCCGTGGCCCGCCAGCGCTGCGGCACCTGGTTCGACCCGCAGCTGGTGCGGGCGCTGGAGCGCTTCGCCTGCGATCTGGCCTTCTGGCGGCGGCTGGCCCAGCCCTGCGGCGACATCTCGGCCATCGTCGAGCCGCTGCCCCATGCGCTCGACGCCACGCCCGAGCAGATCGACCAGCTGGCCGAGGGCTTCGCGCAGGTGATCGACGCCCGCTCGCCGTGGACCTACCGCCACTCCACCCGCGTGGCCGCCATCGCCGAGCGCGTGGCCGTGGCCATGGGCGTCTCGCCCGAGGACCGCGTGACCCTGCGCCGCGCCGCGCTGCTGCACGATATCGGCAAGCTCGGCATCCCCAACAGCATCCTGAACAAGCCCGGCAAGCTCGACGAGCACGAGTTTGCGGTGGTGCGGATGCACCCCATTCACACCCAGCGCATCCTGGAGCACGTCGGCGCGTTCCACACTATGGCCGCCATCGCCGCCGCCCACCACGAGCGCCTCGACGGCAGCGGCTACCCCTACCACCTGCGCGCCGACGAGATCCCCCAGCTCACCCACATCCTCTCGGTCGCCGATGTGGCCGAGGCGCTCTCGGTCGAGCGCCCCTACCGCCGCGCCCTCGACCCCGGCGCGCTGCTGGGCCTGCTGCGCCGCGAGGCGGGCGTGCGGCTCTGCGCCGACGCCGTGGACGCCTTCGCCTCGGTGCTGGCGGCCTAG